The proteins below come from a single Larimichthys crocea isolate SSNF chromosome XIV, L_crocea_2.0, whole genome shotgun sequence genomic window:
- the LOC104937298 gene encoding SH3 domain-containing protein 19 isoform X1 — MAEARTEEEEENMRRDAREQVVRRQPNSSGGRPDRRKPEHRHSQGPLSSIRAAIKRTSRSTSLSESSRDRDRERERDRDRDRDRDRDRDRRRPEITILSAEPLASTSWFPGASGGFPPPPPPAAQIWGPTIPPSIQPPPSYEEVIREKTQEQVLLPPPSSCPSYPSSSSSRPAPSITIATQTDPGSAPDLPADSQARRPLRPPRPRLPQAPRPPHVDDATATASQSTLASLDSDSVVPSTHPEAAAHTHCCNLLTELCSPLTSTSSAQTDQWDQSLPTTSSNVPSERPRPRPRSRLSVQPISSEVKVQTLVKLREDGLATLAARAGTDAGNQEASQGKYLQELLEAFSADDWGFPERRSDSSGHSQSESEDEDEDEDEEDMATLKARIQAFEQQQVADGSCGDGNNRDFAAAKKPEPRPRPRLQGQPAKSAPPTVAPKPKNFSHAPKPSTKVFWEDGGASADSEALKTTETPSTDVNPQPATEPTTSCTPRPAPALVPCKNSEKPSITPKPQSATEIPAPVPAPRPPPPKLTPSVSDAPPPANPKPPPRPPVAPRASVGAPPQDKSTTSGHTTPTLPPRPSVEVGGGAQTEAGTNETQDASNQTVKTGSVRPGIPTKPAALTSPRRASAPNLAPKPAGVSPPDSNPAPPKPTAAAPAMTPKPAASPTPGLKPPTPAPAPAMRKGPVIQTKPDTTIPNPSDPPLPPRPSSVKLLPLRPPPIKSTPGRPPPPSINSTSSANQTTTTSSKTSPAPFVSPASQSSPSQTTSSSSSSPVSANQMQSQRAPKRGPPLPPRPKPGHPLYSSYTKQEVLIVLDDPSPSEHLSGEGRSQPAVTPLISPSQCLLDLDTQPEPAPDQDSQSKPALDDLSLSVSQSILPVQPAELKEQPDSPPASGPRCVALFDYEGEEDDELTFSQGDVIALLELIGQEWGRGQIHGRIGIFPLNFTEVVEPPPQTATPPGETAKPTSTDSTATESTAPKTSQDPDPEVEEWAVALFDFPGQTADDLSFHKGALIQVIEHIDAEWRRGRLEGRDGLYPAAFTQPCPAPPIPEQHSAVKGVAKFDFTAESEDELTLKVGDIITQVESVDEQWIVGVVGGKRGVVPKNYISLL, encoded by the exons CCTCGAGGTCAACGTCTCTCTCCGAGTCgtccagagacagagacagagagcgagagagagaccgggacagagacagagaccgagaccgagacagagacaggag GCGACCAGAGATCACCATCCTGTCCGCTGAGCCGTTGGCGTCCACGTCCTGGTTCCCTGGAGCTTCGGGAGGATTcccgcctccccctcctcctgccgCACAGATCTGGGGACCCACAATCCCTCCGTCCATACAG cctcctccttccTATGAGGAGGTGATCAGGGAGAAGACTCAGGAGCAggttctcctccctcctccttcctcctgccCCTCCTAcccttcctcatcctcatcacGTCCAGCCCCGTCCATAACCATCGCCACACAGACTGACCCGGGATCTGCCCCCGACCTGCCCGCAGACTCACAGG cgaGAAGACCGCTGAGACCGCCACGGCCTCGGCTCCCGCAGGCCCCCAGACCGCCTCACGTTGATGACGCCACCGCCACCGCCAGCCAATCAACACTCGCCTCCCTTGACAGCGACAGCGTGGTACCAAGCACACACCCTGAGGCCGCCGCTCACACACATTGCTGCAACCTTCTCACTGAGCTCTGTTCACCTTTGACCTCAACCTCTAGTGCTCAAACTGACCAATGGGATCAGTCCCTGCCTACTACTTCCTCTAACGTCCCGTCGGAGCGCCCCAGGCCACGCCCCCGCTCCAGGCTCAGTGTACAGCCAATCAGCAGCGAGGTCAAAGTTCAGACTTTGGTGAAACTGCGCGAGGACGGTTTGGCAACGCTCGCCGCCCGCGCAGGAACTGACGCCGGCAACCAGGAAGCGAGTCAGGGGAAGTACCTCCAGGAGCTGCTCGAGGCCTTCAGCGCCGACGACTGGGGCTTCCCTGAGCGCCGCAGCGACAGCAGTGggcacagccaatcagagagcgaggacgaggacgaggacgaggacgaggaggacatGGCGACTCTGAAAGCGAGGATACAAGCCTtcgagcagcagcaggtggctGATGGGAGCTGTGGAGACGGCAACAACAGAGACTTTGCTGCCGCAAAGAAACCCGAACCCCGGCCACGCCCTCGACTCCAGGGGCAACCAGCCAAATCTGCCCCGCCCACTGTCGCCCCGAAACCCAAAAACTTCTCACATGCCCCGAAACCCTCCACCAAAGTATTCTGGGAGGACGGCGGTGCGTCAGCAGACTCTGAGGCTTTGAAAACAACCGAGACTCCGTCGACAGACGTGAACCCTCAACCTGCTACCGAACCAACAACATCCTGTACCCCGAGACCTGCTCCAGCTCTGGTTCCCTGCAAAAACTCTGAAAAACCCTCAATAACACCAAAACCACAGTCTGCCACAGAGATCCCTGCTCCTGTCCCGGCGCCCAGGCCTCCTCCACCCAAACTAACCCCGTCTGTCAGTGACGCTCCTCCCCCAGCCAACCCCAAACCTCCTCCCAGACCTCCAGTCGCCCCCAGGGCCAGCGTAGGTGCTCCACCCCAGGATAAGAGCACCACGTCTGGGCACACCACCCCAACTCTGCCCCCGAGACCTTCTGTGGAGGTCGGCGGTGGAGCGCAGACGGAGGCTGGAACCAACGAGACGCAGGACGCCTCAAACCAAACAG tgaAAACAGGAAGCGTCCGCCCGGGCATCCCGACCAAACCAGCAGCACTGACCTCACCGCGCAGAGCCAGcg CTCCAAATCTGGCCCCCAAACCTGCTGGTGTCTCACCTCCGGACTCAAACCCAGCCCCACCCAAACCTACAGCTGCCGCCCCGGCCATGACCCCCAAACCGGCCGCCTCTCCGACCCCGGGCCTCAAACCGCCGACTCCAGCTCCGGCTCCGGCCATGAGGAAAGGCCCCGTGATCCAGACCAAACCAGACACCACGATCCCGAACCCGTCAGaccctcctctgcctccacG ACCTTCAAGTGTGAAGCTCCTCCCCCTCCGTCCTCCACCAATCAAATCCACCCCTGGCAGACCGCCTCCTCCGTCCATCAACTCAACCTCCTCAGCCAACCAGACGACTACGACCAGTTCCAAAACTAGTCCCGCCCCCTTCGTTTCTCCAGCCAGTCAGTCGTCGCCTTCACAAaccacttcctcttcttcttcttctcctgtatcagccaatcagatgcaGTCTCAAAGAGCGCCAAAGAGAGGGCCGCCTCTGCCGCCCCGCCCTAAACCCGGACACCCTCTCTATAGCAGCTACACg AAACAGGAAGTCCTGATCGTCCTGGACGACCCGAGCCCGTCAGAGCACCTGTCAGGTGAGGGGAGGAGTCAGCCCGCCGTCACTCCGCTCATCAGCCCATCACAGTGTCTCCTCGATCTGGACACCCAACCAGAGCCTGCTCCGGATCAGGACAGCCAATCAAAGCCCGCCTTGGACGACCTCAGCCTGTCAGTCTCTCAG TCCATCCTGCCTGTGCAGCCTGCTGAGCTGAAAGAACAGCCGGACTCTCCTCCTGCCAG cgGTCCTCGATGCGTCGCTCTGTTCGATTACGAGGGCGAGGAGGACGACGAGCTCACCTTCTCTCAGGGCGACGTCATCGCCCTCCTGGAGCTCATTGGGCAAGAGTGGGGGCGGGGCCAGATCCACGGGCGAATCGGAATATTCCCCCTGAACTTCACCGAGGTGGTGGAGCCGCCTCCGCAGACGGCGACGCCACCGGGGGAAACGGCAAAACCGACGTCAACGGATAGCACGGCGACAGAAAGTACAG CACCAAAGACGTCGCAGGACCCGGACCCAGAG gtggaggagtggGCCGTGGCTCTGTTTGACTTCCCCGGGCAGACTGCAGACGACCTGTCCTTCCACAAGGGGGCGCTGATCCAAGTCATAGAGCACATCGAtgctgagtggaggagaggaagactgGAGGGCAGGGACGGACTATACCCTGCTGCCTTCACACAGCCCTGCCCGG CTCCACCAATCCCAGAGCAGCATTCAGCGGTGAAAGGCGTGGCCAAGtttgacttcacagcagagagcGAGGACGAGCTCACGCTGAAG GTCGGTGACATCATCACGCAGGTGGAGTCCGTGGATGAGCAGTGGATCGTGGGAGTTGTGGGCGGGAAACGTGGGGTCGTTCCTAAAAACTACATCTCACTTCTCTGA
- the LOC104937298 gene encoding SH3 domain-containing protein 19 isoform X2, with translation MAEARTEEEEENMRRDAREQVVRRQPNSSGGRPDRRKPEHRHSQGPLSSIRAAIKRTSRSTSLSESSRDRDRERERDRDRDRDRDRDRDRRRPEITILSAEPLASTSWFPGASGGFPPPPPPAAQIWGPTIPPSIQPPPSYEEVIREKTQEQVLLPPPSSCPSYPSSSSSRPAPSITIATQTDPGSAPDLPADSQARRPLRPPRPRLPQAPRPPHVDDATATASQSTLASLDSDSVVPSTHPEAAAHTHCCNLLTELCSPLTSTSSAQTDQWDQSLPTTSSNVPSERPRPRPRSRLSVQPISSEVKVQTLVKLREDGLATLAARAGTDAGNQEASQGKYLQELLEAFSADDWGFPERRSDSSGHSQSESEDEDEDEDEEDMATLKARIQAFEQQQVADGSCGDGNNRDFAAAKKPEPRPRPRLQGQPAKSAPPTVAPKPKNFSHAPKPSTKVFWEDGGASADSEALKTTETPSTDVNPQPATEPTTSCTPRPAPALVPCKNSEKPSITPKPQSATEIPAPVPAPRPPPPKLTPSVSDAPPPANPKPPPRPPVAPRASVGAPPQDKSTTSGHTTPTLPPRPSVEVGGGAQTEAGTNETQDASNQTVKTGSVRPGIPTKPAALTSPRRASAPNLAPKPAGVSPPDSNPAPPKPTAAAPAMTPKPAASPTPGLKPPTPAPAPAMRKGPVIQTKPDTTIPNPSDPPLPPRPSSVKLLPLRPPPIKSTPGRPPPPSINSTSSANQTTTTSSKTSPAPFVSPASQSSPSQTTSSSSSSPVSANQMQSQRAPKRGPPLPPRPKPGHPLYSSYTEVLIVLDDPSPSEHLSGEGRSQPAVTPLISPSQCLLDLDTQPEPAPDQDSQSKPALDDLSLSVSQSILPVQPAELKEQPDSPPASGPRCVALFDYEGEEDDELTFSQGDVIALLELIGQEWGRGQIHGRIGIFPLNFTEVVEPPPQTATPPGETAKPTSTDSTATESTAPKTSQDPDPEVEEWAVALFDFPGQTADDLSFHKGALIQVIEHIDAEWRRGRLEGRDGLYPAAFTQPCPAPPIPEQHSAVKGVAKFDFTAESEDELTLKVGDIITQVESVDEQWIVGVVGGKRGVVPKNYISLL, from the exons CCTCGAGGTCAACGTCTCTCTCCGAGTCgtccagagacagagacagagagcgagagagagaccgggacagagacagagaccgagaccgagacagagacaggag GCGACCAGAGATCACCATCCTGTCCGCTGAGCCGTTGGCGTCCACGTCCTGGTTCCCTGGAGCTTCGGGAGGATTcccgcctccccctcctcctgccgCACAGATCTGGGGACCCACAATCCCTCCGTCCATACAG cctcctccttccTATGAGGAGGTGATCAGGGAGAAGACTCAGGAGCAggttctcctccctcctccttcctcctgccCCTCCTAcccttcctcatcctcatcacGTCCAGCCCCGTCCATAACCATCGCCACACAGACTGACCCGGGATCTGCCCCCGACCTGCCCGCAGACTCACAGG cgaGAAGACCGCTGAGACCGCCACGGCCTCGGCTCCCGCAGGCCCCCAGACCGCCTCACGTTGATGACGCCACCGCCACCGCCAGCCAATCAACACTCGCCTCCCTTGACAGCGACAGCGTGGTACCAAGCACACACCCTGAGGCCGCCGCTCACACACATTGCTGCAACCTTCTCACTGAGCTCTGTTCACCTTTGACCTCAACCTCTAGTGCTCAAACTGACCAATGGGATCAGTCCCTGCCTACTACTTCCTCTAACGTCCCGTCGGAGCGCCCCAGGCCACGCCCCCGCTCCAGGCTCAGTGTACAGCCAATCAGCAGCGAGGTCAAAGTTCAGACTTTGGTGAAACTGCGCGAGGACGGTTTGGCAACGCTCGCCGCCCGCGCAGGAACTGACGCCGGCAACCAGGAAGCGAGTCAGGGGAAGTACCTCCAGGAGCTGCTCGAGGCCTTCAGCGCCGACGACTGGGGCTTCCCTGAGCGCCGCAGCGACAGCAGTGggcacagccaatcagagagcgaggacgaggacgaggacgaggacgaggaggacatGGCGACTCTGAAAGCGAGGATACAAGCCTtcgagcagcagcaggtggctGATGGGAGCTGTGGAGACGGCAACAACAGAGACTTTGCTGCCGCAAAGAAACCCGAACCCCGGCCACGCCCTCGACTCCAGGGGCAACCAGCCAAATCTGCCCCGCCCACTGTCGCCCCGAAACCCAAAAACTTCTCACATGCCCCGAAACCCTCCACCAAAGTATTCTGGGAGGACGGCGGTGCGTCAGCAGACTCTGAGGCTTTGAAAACAACCGAGACTCCGTCGACAGACGTGAACCCTCAACCTGCTACCGAACCAACAACATCCTGTACCCCGAGACCTGCTCCAGCTCTGGTTCCCTGCAAAAACTCTGAAAAACCCTCAATAACACCAAAACCACAGTCTGCCACAGAGATCCCTGCTCCTGTCCCGGCGCCCAGGCCTCCTCCACCCAAACTAACCCCGTCTGTCAGTGACGCTCCTCCCCCAGCCAACCCCAAACCTCCTCCCAGACCTCCAGTCGCCCCCAGGGCCAGCGTAGGTGCTCCACCCCAGGATAAGAGCACCACGTCTGGGCACACCACCCCAACTCTGCCCCCGAGACCTTCTGTGGAGGTCGGCGGTGGAGCGCAGACGGAGGCTGGAACCAACGAGACGCAGGACGCCTCAAACCAAACAG tgaAAACAGGAAGCGTCCGCCCGGGCATCCCGACCAAACCAGCAGCACTGACCTCACCGCGCAGAGCCAGcg CTCCAAATCTGGCCCCCAAACCTGCTGGTGTCTCACCTCCGGACTCAAACCCAGCCCCACCCAAACCTACAGCTGCCGCCCCGGCCATGACCCCCAAACCGGCCGCCTCTCCGACCCCGGGCCTCAAACCGCCGACTCCAGCTCCGGCTCCGGCCATGAGGAAAGGCCCCGTGATCCAGACCAAACCAGACACCACGATCCCGAACCCGTCAGaccctcctctgcctccacG ACCTTCAAGTGTGAAGCTCCTCCCCCTCCGTCCTCCACCAATCAAATCCACCCCTGGCAGACCGCCTCCTCCGTCCATCAACTCAACCTCCTCAGCCAACCAGACGACTACGACCAGTTCCAAAACTAGTCCCGCCCCCTTCGTTTCTCCAGCCAGTCAGTCGTCGCCTTCACAAaccacttcctcttcttcttcttctcctgtatcagccaatcagatgcaGTCTCAAAGAGCGCCAAAGAGAGGGCCGCCTCTGCCGCCCCGCCCTAAACCCGGACACCCTCTCTATAGCAGCTACACg GAAGTCCTGATCGTCCTGGACGACCCGAGCCCGTCAGAGCACCTGTCAGGTGAGGGGAGGAGTCAGCCCGCCGTCACTCCGCTCATCAGCCCATCACAGTGTCTCCTCGATCTGGACACCCAACCAGAGCCTGCTCCGGATCAGGACAGCCAATCAAAGCCCGCCTTGGACGACCTCAGCCTGTCAGTCTCTCAG TCCATCCTGCCTGTGCAGCCTGCTGAGCTGAAAGAACAGCCGGACTCTCCTCCTGCCAG cgGTCCTCGATGCGTCGCTCTGTTCGATTACGAGGGCGAGGAGGACGACGAGCTCACCTTCTCTCAGGGCGACGTCATCGCCCTCCTGGAGCTCATTGGGCAAGAGTGGGGGCGGGGCCAGATCCACGGGCGAATCGGAATATTCCCCCTGAACTTCACCGAGGTGGTGGAGCCGCCTCCGCAGACGGCGACGCCACCGGGGGAAACGGCAAAACCGACGTCAACGGATAGCACGGCGACAGAAAGTACAG CACCAAAGACGTCGCAGGACCCGGACCCAGAG gtggaggagtggGCCGTGGCTCTGTTTGACTTCCCCGGGCAGACTGCAGACGACCTGTCCTTCCACAAGGGGGCGCTGATCCAAGTCATAGAGCACATCGAtgctgagtggaggagaggaagactgGAGGGCAGGGACGGACTATACCCTGCTGCCTTCACACAGCCCTGCCCGG CTCCACCAATCCCAGAGCAGCATTCAGCGGTGAAAGGCGTGGCCAAGtttgacttcacagcagagagcGAGGACGAGCTCACGCTGAAG GTCGGTGACATCATCACGCAGGTGGAGTCCGTGGATGAGCAGTGGATCGTGGGAGTTGTGGGCGGGAAACGTGGGGTCGTTCCTAAAAACTACATCTCACTTCTCTGA
- the LOC104937298 gene encoding SH3 domain-containing protein 19 isoform X3, which translates to MVRRQPNSSGGRPDRRKPEHRHSQGPLSSIRAAIKRTSRSTSLSESSRDRDRERERDRDRDRDRDRDRDRRRPEITILSAEPLASTSWFPGASGGFPPPPPPAAQIWGPTIPPSIQPPPSYEEVIREKTQEQVLLPPPSSCPSYPSSSSSRPAPSITIATQTDPGSAPDLPADSQARRPLRPPRPRLPQAPRPPHVDDATATASQSTLASLDSDSVVPSTHPEAAAHTHCCNLLTELCSPLTSTSSAQTDQWDQSLPTTSSNVPSERPRPRPRSRLSVQPISSEVKVQTLVKLREDGLATLAARAGTDAGNQEASQGKYLQELLEAFSADDWGFPERRSDSSGHSQSESEDEDEDEDEEDMATLKARIQAFEQQQVADGSCGDGNNRDFAAAKKPEPRPRPRLQGQPAKSAPPTVAPKPKNFSHAPKPSTKVFWEDGGASADSEALKTTETPSTDVNPQPATEPTTSCTPRPAPALVPCKNSEKPSITPKPQSATEIPAPVPAPRPPPPKLTPSVSDAPPPANPKPPPRPPVAPRASVGAPPQDKSTTSGHTTPTLPPRPSVEVGGGAQTEAGTNETQDASNQTVKTGSVRPGIPTKPAALTSPRRASAPNLAPKPAGVSPPDSNPAPPKPTAAAPAMTPKPAASPTPGLKPPTPAPAPAMRKGPVIQTKPDTTIPNPSDPPLPPRPSSVKLLPLRPPPIKSTPGRPPPPSINSTSSANQTTTTSSKTSPAPFVSPASQSSPSQTTSSSSSSPVSANQMQSQRAPKRGPPLPPRPKPGHPLYSSYTKQEVLIVLDDPSPSEHLSGEGRSQPAVTPLISPSQCLLDLDTQPEPAPDQDSQSKPALDDLSLSVSQSILPVQPAELKEQPDSPPASGPRCVALFDYEGEEDDELTFSQGDVIALLELIGQEWGRGQIHGRIGIFPLNFTEVVEPPPQTATPPGETAKPTSTDSTATESTAPKTSQDPDPEVEEWAVALFDFPGQTADDLSFHKGALIQVIEHIDAEWRRGRLEGRDGLYPAAFTQPCPAPPIPEQHSAVKGVAKFDFTAESEDELTLKVGDIITQVESVDEQWIVGVVGGKRGVVPKNYISLL; encoded by the exons CCTCGAGGTCAACGTCTCTCTCCGAGTCgtccagagacagagacagagagcgagagagagaccgggacagagacagagaccgagaccgagacagagacaggag GCGACCAGAGATCACCATCCTGTCCGCTGAGCCGTTGGCGTCCACGTCCTGGTTCCCTGGAGCTTCGGGAGGATTcccgcctccccctcctcctgccgCACAGATCTGGGGACCCACAATCCCTCCGTCCATACAG cctcctccttccTATGAGGAGGTGATCAGGGAGAAGACTCAGGAGCAggttctcctccctcctccttcctcctgccCCTCCTAcccttcctcatcctcatcacGTCCAGCCCCGTCCATAACCATCGCCACACAGACTGACCCGGGATCTGCCCCCGACCTGCCCGCAGACTCACAGG cgaGAAGACCGCTGAGACCGCCACGGCCTCGGCTCCCGCAGGCCCCCAGACCGCCTCACGTTGATGACGCCACCGCCACCGCCAGCCAATCAACACTCGCCTCCCTTGACAGCGACAGCGTGGTACCAAGCACACACCCTGAGGCCGCCGCTCACACACATTGCTGCAACCTTCTCACTGAGCTCTGTTCACCTTTGACCTCAACCTCTAGTGCTCAAACTGACCAATGGGATCAGTCCCTGCCTACTACTTCCTCTAACGTCCCGTCGGAGCGCCCCAGGCCACGCCCCCGCTCCAGGCTCAGTGTACAGCCAATCAGCAGCGAGGTCAAAGTTCAGACTTTGGTGAAACTGCGCGAGGACGGTTTGGCAACGCTCGCCGCCCGCGCAGGAACTGACGCCGGCAACCAGGAAGCGAGTCAGGGGAAGTACCTCCAGGAGCTGCTCGAGGCCTTCAGCGCCGACGACTGGGGCTTCCCTGAGCGCCGCAGCGACAGCAGTGggcacagccaatcagagagcgaggacgaggacgaggacgaggacgaggaggacatGGCGACTCTGAAAGCGAGGATACAAGCCTtcgagcagcagcaggtggctGATGGGAGCTGTGGAGACGGCAACAACAGAGACTTTGCTGCCGCAAAGAAACCCGAACCCCGGCCACGCCCTCGACTCCAGGGGCAACCAGCCAAATCTGCCCCGCCCACTGTCGCCCCGAAACCCAAAAACTTCTCACATGCCCCGAAACCCTCCACCAAAGTATTCTGGGAGGACGGCGGTGCGTCAGCAGACTCTGAGGCTTTGAAAACAACCGAGACTCCGTCGACAGACGTGAACCCTCAACCTGCTACCGAACCAACAACATCCTGTACCCCGAGACCTGCTCCAGCTCTGGTTCCCTGCAAAAACTCTGAAAAACCCTCAATAACACCAAAACCACAGTCTGCCACAGAGATCCCTGCTCCTGTCCCGGCGCCCAGGCCTCCTCCACCCAAACTAACCCCGTCTGTCAGTGACGCTCCTCCCCCAGCCAACCCCAAACCTCCTCCCAGACCTCCAGTCGCCCCCAGGGCCAGCGTAGGTGCTCCACCCCAGGATAAGAGCACCACGTCTGGGCACACCACCCCAACTCTGCCCCCGAGACCTTCTGTGGAGGTCGGCGGTGGAGCGCAGACGGAGGCTGGAACCAACGAGACGCAGGACGCCTCAAACCAAACAG tgaAAACAGGAAGCGTCCGCCCGGGCATCCCGACCAAACCAGCAGCACTGACCTCACCGCGCAGAGCCAGcg CTCCAAATCTGGCCCCCAAACCTGCTGGTGTCTCACCTCCGGACTCAAACCCAGCCCCACCCAAACCTACAGCTGCCGCCCCGGCCATGACCCCCAAACCGGCCGCCTCTCCGACCCCGGGCCTCAAACCGCCGACTCCAGCTCCGGCTCCGGCCATGAGGAAAGGCCCCGTGATCCAGACCAAACCAGACACCACGATCCCGAACCCGTCAGaccctcctctgcctccacG ACCTTCAAGTGTGAAGCTCCTCCCCCTCCGTCCTCCACCAATCAAATCCACCCCTGGCAGACCGCCTCCTCCGTCCATCAACTCAACCTCCTCAGCCAACCAGACGACTACGACCAGTTCCAAAACTAGTCCCGCCCCCTTCGTTTCTCCAGCCAGTCAGTCGTCGCCTTCACAAaccacttcctcttcttcttcttctcctgtatcagccaatcagatgcaGTCTCAAAGAGCGCCAAAGAGAGGGCCGCCTCTGCCGCCCCGCCCTAAACCCGGACACCCTCTCTATAGCAGCTACACg AAACAGGAAGTCCTGATCGTCCTGGACGACCCGAGCCCGTCAGAGCACCTGTCAGGTGAGGGGAGGAGTCAGCCCGCCGTCACTCCGCTCATCAGCCCATCACAGTGTCTCCTCGATCTGGACACCCAACCAGAGCCTGCTCCGGATCAGGACAGCCAATCAAAGCCCGCCTTGGACGACCTCAGCCTGTCAGTCTCTCAG TCCATCCTGCCTGTGCAGCCTGCTGAGCTGAAAGAACAGCCGGACTCTCCTCCTGCCAG cgGTCCTCGATGCGTCGCTCTGTTCGATTACGAGGGCGAGGAGGACGACGAGCTCACCTTCTCTCAGGGCGACGTCATCGCCCTCCTGGAGCTCATTGGGCAAGAGTGGGGGCGGGGCCAGATCCACGGGCGAATCGGAATATTCCCCCTGAACTTCACCGAGGTGGTGGAGCCGCCTCCGCAGACGGCGACGCCACCGGGGGAAACGGCAAAACCGACGTCAACGGATAGCACGGCGACAGAAAGTACAG CACCAAAGACGTCGCAGGACCCGGACCCAGAG gtggaggagtggGCCGTGGCTCTGTTTGACTTCCCCGGGCAGACTGCAGACGACCTGTCCTTCCACAAGGGGGCGCTGATCCAAGTCATAGAGCACATCGAtgctgagtggaggagaggaagactgGAGGGCAGGGACGGACTATACCCTGCTGCCTTCACACAGCCCTGCCCGG CTCCACCAATCCCAGAGCAGCATTCAGCGGTGAAAGGCGTGGCCAAGtttgacttcacagcagagagcGAGGACGAGCTCACGCTGAAG GTCGGTGACATCATCACGCAGGTGGAGTCCGTGGATGAGCAGTGGATCGTGGGAGTTGTGGGCGGGAAACGTGGGGTCGTTCCTAAAAACTACATCTCACTTCTCTGA